A region from the Panthera uncia isolate 11264 chromosome D3 unlocalized genomic scaffold, Puncia_PCG_1.0 HiC_scaffold_8, whole genome shotgun sequence genome encodes:
- the AKAIN1 gene encoding A-kinase anchor protein inhibitor 1, which translates to MACGCPVCTYVSYLASHVARCGRVTQFPPMTCEKPGNEPEEVKLQKASKQIVQNAILQAVQQVSQESRQREDRTGDNQGNFQLGVGELTKKHEKK; encoded by the exons ATGGCGTGTGGCTGCCCAGTTTGCACCTATGTTTCCTACCTAGCCTCCCATGTGGCTAGGTGTGGCcgtgtgactcagtttcccccaaTGACAT GTGAGAAACCTGGAAATGAGCCTGAAGAGGTGAAGCTGCAGAAAGCCAGCAAACAGATCGTGCAGAATGCCATCCTGCAAGCTGTTCAGCAAGTGTCCCAGGAGAGCCGGCAGAGGGAAGACAGAACCGGTGACAACCAGGGCAACTTCCAGCTGGGCGTGGGGGAATTAACCAAGAAGCACGAAAAGAAGTAA